From Pseudanabaena sp. FACHB-2040:
AGGCGCTGCCAAAACTGCTGCGGGTCAACCCTGGCTTCACGGGCGCTGGCAATGAGGATAGCGCCTGCCAGCAACGCCCAAAAGCTGTGGCGCAGCACTCGCCAAAGGCCCCCCTGACGCTGCCATTCGCCTTTGAGGAGGGCATCGTAACTAGGCGGGGGAGCTGATTTGCCGTTGGTAGGTTCGAGCGGGGGGCGGGTCATAGGAGCAATGTTTCTAGGGCATAGCTTGAGAATCCCCCTGCCCCCCTTGCAAGAGGGGCAGGGGAAAGCTTTTATTCAAGAAGCTAGGGGATCTTACAGCAGACTTTTTGCGCAGAACTACTTCAGCTTGCCAACTGACTTGCCAGCCGTTTCGATGGGTGCGTAGTTGCTGCCGTCGGAGACTACAAAGCCGGTGTAGTTGGGGGGTAGCAAAGTTTCGGTCTGCTCTGGGGTGAGATTGACCAAAACCTCCTGCAGACGGGCTTTGAGATCTTCTGGGAAATCACCGCGCACCACAATGGGGTCGTTGGGCAGCGGATCTGACTGCCAGATGATCTTGATCTGGCTCTTGTCGATTTTGCCCTCGCTGGTCAGCACGTCGAGGTTGCGATCGTAATCGGAGGCAATATCAACTTGGCCGTTGAGCAACGCGATGGCCTGGGCGGCGTGGCTGGCCCCTTCGCTGTAGTCAAACACAGCTTTGGGATCGAGATTGCGGCGCAAAAACTCGGCTTGGGGCACCAACCAGCCGGAGGTAGAGCCGACGTCGGCTAGGCTGATTTTGAGCTTTTCGCCCTGCTGGCTGAGCGCAATGGCTTCTTCTAGAGTCTCGAAGGGGGCGTCGGCGCGGGCCATGAGCACCGAGTAGTAGGTGGGCTGGTCTTTGTACTTGACGGTTGCGATCGCATCGAGCGACGGCTCATTGTGGTGAGCCAGCACATAGCCCCAAGGGCCGAGCCAAGCCACATCCAGCGTGCCAGAGCGCAGCGCCTCAGAGATGCCAATCCAGTCGTCGGCGACCACCACTTCAGTCGGTAAGCCCAGCTGCTCGCCTACTTCCTGAAACAGCGGCTCAAACTGCTTACGGTTTTCGTTAGGCGTTGGGAAATAAGGCCCTACCCCAAACTTGAGTTGAGTGAGCTGTACAGAGTCTGGGGCAGCGGCATCGGGCTGAGAAGACTGGGGTGTACAGGCTACTACTACGACCAGCGCCAGCAGCCCCGCTAGGAATGCTCCTAGCCAGCCTTTTGTGCGAAATCTAACCATGTCAACTTCCTTATTCGCGTTACTGAAGTGGGAAGGGCACTAAGCCCCAGTTTCAAAAGACAGAGAGCAGCAGCCCAGGTTGAGGGCTTTAGCCGAACCTATCTGCACACCGGGGGCAAGCTGATAGAGAACCGCTTTGCCCTCTCGACTCGACACCACCAGTCCCTC
This genomic window contains:
- a CDS encoding phosphate/phosphite/phosphonate ABC transporter substrate-binding protein — encoded protein: MVRFRTKGWLGAFLAGLLALVVVVACTPQSSQPDAAAPDSVQLTQLKFGVGPYFPTPNENRKQFEPLFQEVGEQLGLPTEVVVADDWIGISEALRSGTLDVAWLGPWGYVLAHHNEPSLDAIATVKYKDQPTYYSVLMARADAPFETLEEAIALSQQGEKLKISLADVGSTSGWLVPQAEFLRRNLDPKAVFDYSEGASHAAQAIALLNGQVDIASDYDRNLDVLTSEGKIDKSQIKIIWQSDPLPNDPIVVRGDFPEDLKARLQEVLVNLTPEQTETLLPPNYTGFVVSDGSNYAPIETAGKSVGKLK